The proteins below come from a single Candidatus Zixiibacteriota bacterium genomic window:
- a CDS encoding serine/threonine-protein kinase, translated as MDAPFASPDLRFIAPLGRGGTADVARVFSTRLGREAAAKYPLAAGGNAEVDFSRLAQREFELIGSLRYPGLVRILEPPHRDPDYLLLELCSGPTLDTVGRAESFADACNLISAAAAVLEYLHAVRLVHGDLKSSNFFLPPDWRARIGRGLFFVRLSDFSLGRRIDEPETSRLGAGTVGYMAPETIVDGKTSHRSDLFALGVIAYQLITGRHPFLHGESDPVRVSSRVREGDYPDPIPFRPEMSEGFADLVRRLLAVDEKDRPADAWEVCRHLETLGATYPFRKALAPWHVLGDSGYAEMLDRWIDVRPRDRAHIDCITGGDPQALKAALTATFRRGMAVYEAARYVVGRGFYWPACMRRAALAKFAALSFRQKKDTVREAVAAEAAFSVGDVRPTGSPLAVLLGGLLRPATIKRLAPAHAEAASAACDYGLAASLYLRAGNLTRAAECADQAALALEKAGDQKHAYVVLNAVFALADMTGRSFDVRLLYMTRGDIEKRAGDTEPALRSYRRLIELYDGRPPDKLLAESYKDLGDVYRMKQQTDEGLSALEKAREIYTDLGDELELSHTLNNIGNLHWLRNEWRACRKNYLKALRIQRRLNAGADIASSLSNLATAFFVEGRHARAKVLFENALAIQRQIVDRVGLARTLNNLGYVLKIIGDSQAALDYLSESLEINRAVGNKKEILFNLHNLTGVMISAGRLRESLSYLSEGITLADALDDQPSLAALHVSMGIVYKRLGRLCDALEEFDHGATLAARLDDNINSLNLAVQRASLRHAVGDRQLALDGALDAARQAEKRGLAHERLNALLLALRVDPDKADHALVLELCRQLHLPREAYLSWFAVLEAALEAGDRAKVESTLKAIMSTGKPLPEYVDIETGRMAAALGEAMILTGETELALRYLETARTHAAGSGLVPELVTIHTLLGRFYAGQNDYEACYEHLRNGLRFAKQVADSITDPEDRALYQSQRHLTYLVTQVQHLGARLSKRSR; from the coding sequence ATGGACGCCCCGTTCGCGAGCCCCGACCTTCGATTTATCGCTCCCCTGGGACGCGGGGGCACCGCCGATGTTGCGCGTGTCTTTTCGACCCGCCTGGGCCGCGAGGCGGCGGCCAAATACCCGCTCGCTGCCGGCGGCAACGCCGAGGTTGACTTCTCACGACTCGCTCAACGGGAATTCGAGCTGATCGGCTCGCTGCGGTATCCCGGCCTGGTGCGGATTCTTGAACCGCCACATCGCGATCCCGACTATCTGCTTCTTGAACTCTGCAGCGGCCCGACGCTCGATACGGTCGGCCGCGCCGAGTCGTTTGCCGACGCCTGCAACCTGATCTCCGCCGCAGCCGCCGTGTTGGAATACCTGCATGCAGTTCGACTGGTGCACGGAGATCTGAAATCCTCCAATTTCTTTCTGCCGCCAGACTGGCGCGCGCGCATCGGACGGGGCTTGTTTTTCGTGCGCCTGTCGGACTTCTCGCTGGGGCGCCGCATCGATGAGCCGGAGACGTCACGCCTCGGGGCAGGCACGGTCGGCTACATGGCCCCGGAGACGATTGTTGACGGAAAGACGAGTCATCGATCCGACCTCTTTGCGCTCGGCGTGATCGCTTACCAATTGATAACCGGCAGACATCCGTTCCTGCATGGCGAGAGCGACCCGGTGCGGGTATCGAGCCGCGTTCGCGAGGGCGATTACCCCGACCCGATACCGTTTCGCCCGGAGATGTCCGAAGGATTCGCCGATCTGGTGCGACGACTTTTGGCCGTCGATGAAAAGGATCGTCCCGCCGACGCCTGGGAAGTCTGCCGGCATTTGGAAACGCTGGGAGCGACCTATCCGTTTAGAAAGGCGCTTGCGCCGTGGCATGTGCTCGGTGATTCCGGATATGCCGAGATGCTTGATCGGTGGATTGACGTACGCCCCCGGGACCGCGCCCATATCGACTGCATCACGGGCGGTGATCCGCAAGCGCTCAAAGCGGCGCTGACGGCGACCTTCCGCAGGGGCATGGCCGTCTACGAAGCGGCTCGGTATGTCGTCGGCCGGGGATTTTATTGGCCGGCATGCATGCGGAGAGCGGCGCTCGCGAAGTTCGCCGCGCTGTCGTTCCGGCAGAAAAAGGATACAGTGCGCGAGGCGGTGGCAGCGGAGGCGGCGTTCAGTGTCGGCGACGTTCGGCCGACCGGCAGTCCGCTTGCGGTGTTGCTCGGCGGTCTGCTTCGCCCCGCGACAATAAAGCGGCTGGCCCCGGCTCATGCCGAAGCGGCCAGTGCCGCTTGTGACTACGGACTCGCGGCATCGCTGTACCTGCGGGCGGGAAATCTCACACGCGCTGCGGAATGCGCCGACCAAGCGGCGCTGGCTCTGGAAAAAGCCGGCGACCAGAAACACGCGTATGTCGTGCTGAATGCGGTATTCGCACTGGCCGACATGACCGGCAGGTCGTTCGACGTACGGCTGCTGTACATGACGCGGGGCGATATCGAAAAGCGCGCCGGAGATACGGAACCGGCCCTGCGGTCTTACCGGAGACTGATCGAGCTGTACGACGGCCGTCCGCCCGACAAGCTGCTCGCCGAGTCGTATAAGGATCTCGGCGACGTGTACAGGATGAAGCAGCAGACCGACGAAGGGCTGTCGGCGCTCGAAAAGGCCCGCGAGATTTACACGGACCTGGGCGACGAACTCGAACTCTCGCACACGCTGAACAACATCGGCAACCTTCACTGGCTGCGCAACGAGTGGCGGGCGTGCAGGAAAAACTACCTGAAGGCGCTTCGCATCCAGCGTCGTCTCAACGCCGGAGCCGACATCGCGAGCAGTCTCAGTAATCTGGCGACGGCATTTTTCGTTGAGGGGCGGCACGCCCGCGCCAAAGTCCTGTTCGAAAATGCGCTGGCTATCCAACGCCAGATCGTCGACCGGGTCGGACTGGCGCGTACCCTCAACAACCTCGGGTACGTGCTCAAGATTATCGGAGACTCTCAGGCGGCACTCGACTATCTGAGCGAATCGCTTGAGATCAACCGCGCCGTCGGCAACAAGAAAGAGATACTCTTCAACCTGCACAATCTCACGGGCGTGATGATCAGCGCCGGCCGCCTTCGCGAATCCCTCTCGTATCTTAGCGAAGGGATTACGCTTGCGGACGCTCTTGACGACCAGCCAAGCTTGGCTGCGCTGCATGTCAGCATGGGAATTGTCTATAAGCGCCTGGGCAGGCTCTGCGATGCGTTGGAGGAGTTCGATCATGGAGCCACACTGGCGGCACGGCTCGATGACAACATCAATTCGCTCAACCTTGCGGTACAGCGCGCGTCGCTTCGCCATGCGGTCGGCGATCGGCAACTCGCGCTTGACGGCGCGCTCGATGCAGCCCGGCAGGCGGAGAAACGCGGTCTCGCCCATGAACGGCTCAACGCGCTGCTTCTGGCGCTGCGAGTCGACCCGGACAAAGCCGATCACGCCCTCGTCCTCGAACTGTGCCGGCAACTGCATTTGCCACGGGAAGCGTACCTGTCGTGGTTCGCAGTACTGGAAGCGGCACTTGAAGCCGGCGACAGAGCGAAGGTCGAGTCAACGCTGAAGGCAATCATGTCGACGGGCAAACCGCTTCCCGAGTACGTCGATATCGAAACGGGCCGCATGGCCGCCGCGCTGGGAGAGGCCATGATCCTGACCGGTGAAACCGAACTTGCGCTGCGTTACCTCGAAACGGCGCGAACGCACGCCGCCGGCAGCGGCCTTGTCCCGGAGCTGGTCACGATTCACACGCTGCTCGGAAGATTCTACGCGGGACAGAACGACTATGAAGCCTGTTACGAGCACCTTCGCAACGGTCTGCGGTTCGCCAAACAGGTTGCCGATTCGATCACGGACCCCGAGGACAGAGCGCTCTACCAGAGCCAGCGCCACCTGACGTATCTCGTCACCCAGGTTCAGCATCTTGGCGCCAGGCTGAGCAAGAGGTCTCGCTGA
- a CDS encoding HlyD family efflux transporter periplasmic adaptor subunit encodes MSAHPRLRQDLISSPTVVDGDTLYTIKDPVTGKFFRLREPEFWLINRLDGTRSAEDVARLFNENFGARLQAADVQQFVDLLGGLCFLEDHRSEQELMRAAGSRFAARTLFGRLLYIRFKAFKPGRTLDRLAAWYRPFHRLLWLLVATAVIVFGVIVMFANAREFAAINIDRLLTVGHVLTIMTALFVLIVFHEFAHALACRYYGGSVREMGFLLMYFQPCFYCDVSDAWLFPEKRQRIVVTLAGPFMQLLLTAIAVLIWRVTVPGTIISEVARVLVVVSSVSYLFNFNPLIKLDGYYLLSDWLEITNLRSKSFDYFANAVRRHVLGWDIPAVQVTRRERRIYLLYAVGALAYSAFLIAFVLYLLGRLLIGAWGGAGLLLLAAVVLFILRQQFVDLAKGIVTHIHHMRALLKHPVRLAIHVAVAAAVIVVLVAVPFPYRVSGEVIVRPIASYRLSMNDYGLIESSLRRGGVNPDQKFSILQMNNAEMGVLELVPIVRDGQVIIEADTIAILTSNQVVQEISEAEAELGRLQSELDLLRAPPKKEEVQEAESELAAARAAYEKKRSDLQRAEELFRKSLISSEELENRRSDMKIALADWQRLGSSLDLLKSPPRPQEETVLVRSIDKQKARLQFLRSQGDAQVITAPFSGVVSRNPNDAIIMSVIDDNPVELLVPVNDFDITRVNVGQTVKLKVRSYPHRVFAGEVVRIPEAATVAQEQQYFPVTVVVDNSDGRLADGMTGYAKIETGRSSLLGLLYYKFLSKIRVEFWSWW; translated from the coding sequence ATGTCGGCCCATCCAAGACTGCGCCAGGATCTCATCTCATCTCCGACCGTCGTCGACGGCGATACGCTGTACACGATCAAGGACCCGGTCACGGGAAAGTTCTTCCGCCTGCGCGAACCGGAGTTCTGGCTGATCAACAGGCTCGACGGTACGCGGTCTGCCGAGGATGTCGCGCGCCTCTTCAACGAGAACTTCGGCGCCCGGCTGCAGGCTGCCGATGTCCAGCAGTTTGTCGACCTGCTCGGCGGGCTGTGTTTCCTGGAAGACCACCGCTCAGAGCAGGAGTTGATGCGTGCGGCGGGCAGCCGCTTCGCGGCACGGACCCTGTTTGGACGGCTTCTGTACATTCGCTTCAAAGCTTTCAAGCCCGGCAGGACTCTCGACCGGCTTGCGGCGTGGTATCGGCCCTTTCATCGACTGCTCTGGTTGCTTGTCGCAACCGCCGTTATCGTTTTCGGCGTAATCGTGATGTTCGCCAACGCGCGCGAGTTCGCTGCTATCAATATCGATCGCCTGCTGACCGTCGGTCACGTACTGACCATCATGACGGCCCTGTTCGTGCTGATCGTCTTCCATGAGTTTGCCCACGCCCTGGCCTGCCGATATTACGGCGGCTCCGTCCGCGAAATGGGCTTTTTGCTGATGTATTTCCAGCCTTGCTTCTACTGCGATGTTTCCGACGCCTGGCTGTTTCCGGAAAAACGCCAGCGGATAGTCGTGACGCTGGCCGGGCCGTTCATGCAACTGCTGCTGACCGCGATCGCCGTGCTGATATGGCGCGTGACCGTACCCGGGACAATCATCAGCGAAGTGGCGCGCGTCCTCGTGGTCGTCAGCTCGGTCAGCTACCTGTTCAATTTCAACCCCCTGATCAAGCTGGATGGCTATTACCTGCTGTCCGACTGGCTGGAAATCACCAATCTCCGATCGAAATCTTTCGACTATTTCGCCAACGCAGTCAGGCGCCACGTGTTGGGATGGGACATCCCGGCCGTACAGGTCACACGCCGCGAGCGCCGGATTTACCTCCTCTACGCCGTTGGTGCGCTGGCCTATTCCGCGTTTCTCATTGCCTTTGTACTGTACCTGCTCGGACGGCTGCTGATCGGCGCGTGGGGAGGGGCCGGATTGCTGTTGTTAGCTGCCGTTGTGTTGTTTATCTTGCGCCAACAGTTTGTCGATTTGGCGAAGGGAATCGTCACTCACATTCACCATATGCGCGCCCTGCTCAAACATCCTGTTCGGCTGGCCATACACGTGGCCGTCGCAGCCGCCGTGATCGTGGTCCTGGTGGCGGTGCCGTTTCCGTACCGGGTGTCCGGCGAAGTTATCGTCCGGCCGATCGCCTCATACCGGCTTTCCATGAACGATTACGGCCTGATCGAAAGCAGTCTCCGGCGGGGCGGCGTGAATCCCGACCAGAAGTTCTCCATCCTGCAGATGAACAACGCCGAAATGGGTGTGCTCGAACTGGTGCCGATTGTCCGCGATGGCCAGGTCATTATTGAGGCGGATACGATCGCTATCCTGACCAGCAACCAGGTGGTACAGGAAATATCCGAGGCCGAGGCGGAGCTGGGCCGGCTGCAAAGCGAGCTTGATCTCCTTCGCGCGCCGCCCAAAAAGGAGGAAGTGCAGGAGGCCGAATCGGAGCTGGCCGCCGCGCGTGCCGCATACGAGAAAAAGCGCAGCGACTTGCAGCGCGCCGAGGAGTTGTTCCGCAAAAGCCTGATATCGTCCGAGGAGTTGGAGAACCGCCGATCGGACATGAAAATCGCCCTCGCCGACTGGCAACGACTGGGATCGTCGCTGGATCTGCTCAAGTCGCCGCCTCGCCCGCAGGAAGAGACTGTGCTTGTCCGGTCGATTGACAAGCAGAAAGCACGCCTCCAGTTCTTGCGGTCACAGGGCGACGCGCAGGTTATCACGGCGCCGTTCTCAGGGGTCGTCTCGCGCAATCCCAATGATGCGATCATCATGTCGGTGATCGATGACAATCCGGTTGAACTGCTCGTCCCCGTCAACGACTTCGACATCACGCGCGTAAATGTCGGACAAACGGTCAAACTCAAGGTCCGCTCCTATCCGCACCGGGTGTTTGCCGGCGAAGTGGTAAGAATTCCCGAGGCGGCGACCGTCGCACAAGAACAACAATACTTCCCGGTGACGGTGGTCGTGGACAATTCCGACGGTCGGCTGGCCGACGGCATGACCGGGTACGCCAAAATAGAGACCGGACGGTCTTCGTTACTGGGGCTGCTGTACTACAAGTTTCTCTCGAAAATTCGGGTCGAGTTCTGGTCCTGGTGGTAG